CATTTTGGTTGTATTTTGTACACCCTTATTGTTCTATGGAGACTTTATGTTATTTTAtctgtcattttaggtctcTGATATACAGCTCAAAGTTGTCAAGCAGACATTCAGGGTGTTTTTTGTGTTCCTGATGGTGGTCCTAATTTGGCACTGGAACTCTTGCGTTCAGTACTTCTTATCAGTAATGGAAGAGTTTCCCAAAGACTCATGGGTTGTAGAAGAGAAAATTGTGGTATGTTtcaatttttgtttttcttatgCAGTCATTTGTTAACATGATGTGTATAACATGTCTTCTTTTTtctgttacattttttttagaataCCTCAATCGGGGAAAAATACTCCTATGCTTCCTTCAGAGCTTTCTCTCAAATGGCCTGGGGATCATTTGCGAAACCAAGACGTACGTTGCACAGCATTCTttcaacatgaatccatttttaGATTAGAATTAGAATAATGTCTCCTGAAAACACTTTAATCATTGGCGTTTTCTATGGCCAGCATTACATTTACTATCAGGATTGAGGACTTTTCAAAAACCTGTGACACAAAGTATTAATCTATGATCAGAAATGTGTCAGAAATAATTTCCATCTGCCAGATAAAAaagaaaaggggaaaaaagcaaCGGCTTGGTAAACACCACTGAAGAACTATAAAATAAGTAGTTTACATTGTGCTAAAGTGAtttcctgttttgtttttttaggtgTGGATGAACAGTGGCTAGCTGTTGTTAGTATGGTGGTTGggtttttcatgtgttttgcACTCATTTCTTGCTTGATGTTAGCAGTTTGGAGCTTGTATATGACTGGCAATGCAAACATGAAGGTGAATTAaaattttattgtttatatttgtttattcaAGAAATTAATATTAGGTAGCTCTGATAAAAGTATGCCATGATATGTTAATATTTCAGATTAATCAGCTACAATCCTCCACAATGTTCCAAAATCTGCCCAGAATGTTGCGCCAACGTATCACTGCCCAGCACAAGTGGAAGTGGGATAAGGAGAACATCCTTGACATGCTGCCAATACGGCTCAAAAAGGTttctaaataattaataaatatgaaCTTAGAAATTAGCAAAAATCATACAGATAACACGCATCAAATTTTACTGCTGTCCAAGCAGGTTTATTAAAACTCAGGGTTTGCTCAAATGGAGtatgaattttatatatatttttaacagtgACATGTTTTCTGTTTCAAAGGATATTATGGCAAAAATCTCTTCCAACCTGATGATCAAAGACTCTATGTTTATGACGGTTAACAGAGAATTCACAGATGCCATCTTGATCAAGTTGGAAAAGGAGTTCTTCAATACTGGCGACATCATCATTCATCAGGATGCTCAAGCTGGCCATATGTTCTTCATTGGCTATGGACGGGTGCTTGTGAAGAACGAATTTTTCCAAATGGAGCTGTGTGATGGAGATCACTTTGGAGGTGATGTATGAGAACACTTGTTGTGTCAAATGTAGTCTTGTGTAGAGTAACAACATAAAGCCTGGTCCGCATTGCATTGCTTGTTAAGTCAAATTTGGCACTTttcaaaaacacattgtttcaaagaagctttacagaaaattatGTTACTGTTATTATCTTAATTTCTTCATGCCTTATAGTCACTTTAATCAGATAAGAACTGGGTGATCATATAGTTTACATATTACAAGCAATCAAGCAGGTGagattttttatactgtatgaAAGCAAATGAATTTGAACATAATTATATGTCACAACGCAAAAGGGAGAGAGGACCCAAAAGTGAAAGCagataataatgttttttaatgtaaataaggCAATTGGCCACAGGCTGACAAACAAAAAGTCTCTCTTAACAATCAACTTAAGCGGATGTAGACTCAGGCTGGGTAGATGGGTCTATAGACGGGAACAGACAACAGAGGAGGCAGGCAGCAGCAGCCGTAGACAGGTGAACATGAGGAGCCGGTCACTGCATTCAGGGGCAGGTGAGCTGGGCAGAGTACAGATTTAGCACGTAAACTTGAGACAGTTAGGTAGATATAGACACACGCATAAGCCAGACAAGACTAAACGAGACGCAATCCTGGTGGAGAAGAGATCTGACCAAACAACCCAATTTTATGTGGCCCCTATGTGATCTAATGGCATTATATTAAAATCTGATCTAAAATTAAAATCTAATGGCCCTAATGTGGCCCACATGCAACTTTGAGTATTATGTAAAAGTCTTATTAACTCTATGGTAACACAGTAACTTGCTAAAGATACCAAACAACAACTtcacaagaaataaaaaaaaagtctcgAATAGGTGTTGGAAGTGTGTTGCTGGGACTTGCGTTGTTTCAACCGACTGCACCTGcaataaaaagttacatttaaataatgttaacagcAATACAACCTGGAAGCTAGGTCTAAAGTCTGCATGATtatttatgaatgtatttatttatttgcggCAAAAAAATgacaactatatatatatagttatgtaactgtaattttttgtgaagaatcaataacaagtgggacacaatcatgaagtggaacgaaatttattggatatgtcaaacttttttaataaaaaaaaaaaatcgggcgtgcaaaattattcggcccccttaagtttcattagttcacacttacatcaaattaaatagagtaaagattatgcgtatttgccGTGTTGTccgggggagggctccgggctcagaatttggcccgaacccagagtaccccccgttttgcatttaattaattatttacaagATTCTACCTGCTGATATGAGCAaacatccaatcatatgcactataGTTAAGGGAGTGTTTAGCCACGCTTGAAATTCTGGAGTCAGAGAGTTATACTCACAGAACACTATAGTTATTCACAATCACAAAAGTTATTTCCACATTATTTTCATGCGTGCTTATGCACAGTTTTACATGTGCCTAGTGTGCGCACTAAAACTAAAAGCCTGTCAGACACATgcgattactggactaagtctTACTGCGCTACTTTCGAATACACAaaaggttaacatatataaacacagtcgttATGTCTAAAGTATAAGTAAAATCgtgtgtctgtatatgagatgcgagcaggtcttAAATTGACAGCAGCACAGCCTAGAGAACACGTtgtctttaaaggacaactccagtgagaaatgaacctaggggcaattaacagatggttacagagaagatcgttctctgggatgcgttttcatggaaatcgaatgtaaagagttttatctttaaaaacagattagcttataacactagtctatggggcacagagtagtgaaattaaattgctagttaataccactaacaaggctaaaaatagcctcacactaacacagtagcataatgagggtccttacatgcaaaccgaagcattgagaactttgtaagtgtacaaacagtttaataagaagatactttataaacatagtgccttacgccttcacggacaggcgccatcttagaaaacagtctcgactcatcgagtcacgaacgctgtgctagtgatgaactgtgacttggaaccTCATATGGTCCGTTTTTTCCGGATGAAAACACTGAACgcgacagagaaaataaataaataaaaataaaaatgtcccatgttattatatttcacaaacttaattcctatcgaccagctcgcttagaacagcgctcatggatcgattcgtcgagtttagttttccaagatggcgcctgtccgtgaacgcgtaaggcactatgtttataaagtatcttcttattaaactgtttgtacacttacaaagttctcaatgcttcggtttgcatgtagggaccctcattatgctactgtgttagtgtgaggctattttgagccttgttagtggtattaactagcgatttaattttaccaccctgtgtctaccctgtgccccatagacaagcgttataagctaatctgtttttaaagataaaactctttacattcgattttcatgaaaacacatcccagagaacgatctactcggtaaccatctgttaattacccctaggttcatttctcactggagttgtcctttaaagggacagttcagctctaaaattatgttaataaaacaaaagacaaatagaaaatcactcactgctcttgaataataattttaaaaaaaaaaactttaatacagtagcttttaatcaatgtagGCTATATTGGATATTGAAGACAacgtagttttaattttagcctacatttagtcattcaatttcatacttaaatgctgctgtacatctctgagctgcccctgtaaatcattatatatatttaaatcattatataaaaaacttacttaaagttttaaatttaagtaaggtttttcaagtcttttaagtaaaatatagaaagagtattgcaataaaaacattttctccttaacctctttgtgttcctgtcgcctaataACAGAATAGCTAAAAACTAAACCGAaccgaaaaccgtggttaaaaaccaaggtatgtattgaactgtATTGTTGAATGAATCCCTAAAATAAAAACGGTCTCTTCATGGACTCGTGTGCATTTGGACTCGGAATTGACTCGCATTTGAACATATTATGACTGTGACTTGTTTCCGAGTCCCATataaaatattcatgattattactctatgttaatatttctttaaattgaTGTTTGATCCTTCCAATGATGTGTGGGTTTCTTACCCGCAACTGCACATGACTAAAGCAAAGGTAGCAGGACTGGAAGGTCAGGAAGGATGTCATGTGGAGCGAGCCTCTAGCTCTTAACTATGTGTGGAAATGTCTGCTACATCATCTGTTATTCAGTTTTCATATAAGAGCACAAATAGTTATTATGTAGTTAGactctaaaaaaacaaaaacattctgcGAACAACGTCCACTTATCCTGTATCCTGGCGCgatcattttatttatacagtgtgtgtgtgtgtgtgtgtgtgtgtgtgtgtgtgtgtgtgtgtgtgtgtgtgtgtgtgtgtgtgtgtgtgtgtgtgtgtgtgtgtatttatatatagattcctcaaTAGTGCCTGCgtggatcggtcgaatgaggtctctatgtaaatatatctatgattgcAGCGGCTCtctcttgtcttggtctcgactcggactcgaccctttttgaactcggactcgaccctctctgaactcggactcgaccctctctgaactcggactcgaatCAGCTGGTCTCGACTACAACACTGGTTTATAACATCGTTTTTCACTCCAAAAAATCACCTGAAAATCAGCTGAACAAACAAAGCGTGCACATTACGTCTCATTCAGAAACTCTCTATCTCCATTCCATTATCATTAACATACACTGCAAAGACACAAAAACACTCACACAAttaacaataaacaaacatataCAGACCATGTGCTTTTTCGTAAGTGCAGTTTATAACTGGTAAATCTGTATCTGCAAAACAACTCAGATAAACTGCGTGCAAGCTCTCCCTTTCTCTACCTGAAAACTATGATACCCATCAAAATAGGATTCCCTCAACTTTAGTAAGACAGATAATGTAGaccttaaacatatttaaactcacaaaaataacaaaaatgtttacaaaaacaaactaaacgatAAGACTATGAGGAGAAGCCTCATTACGATAGCAGATGATAACATCCAGGACCTCACGGttcagccttcactccccacgtgcatcaatgagccttggtgcCCACTGTCGCCAGTTTACCACTGTTCTTTCCTTGCACCACTTTTGATACATACTTACTGCAGACtgagaacaccccacaagagctgcagttttggattTGTTCTTAACCCAGTATATAGCTTTCACTTTTTGGACCTTGTCAAATcagctcaaatccttatgcttgccaattttccctgcttctaacacatcaacttggaggacaaaatgttcactttgctgcctaatatatcccacccgctatcaggtgctgtgatgaagagataatctgtAATATTCATTTCACCTGTCAGTGATCATAATTTTATGCCCGATCGGTGTTCATAACAACTGAAGCATGTTGTAGTGTAGCAATAGTTTCTAAACGAGTATGTTGCTATTTTTCATTGCAAATTCTATAGATattaaaaaaaggaagaaaaaggttaaaataattctgtcttttgaatgagacgttaaaccgaggtcccaactttggtcgttaaaaatcccaggatgttctTTGATAAagaccccggcatcctggccaaatttgcccattggcctccgtccatcatggcctcctaataatccccatataatgattggcttaatcactctgtctcctctccaccaatcagctggtgtgtggtgagtgttCTGGCGGAATATGGCTGCCGCCGCATCATCCAGgttgatgctgcacattggtggtggttgagaagATTCCTCCTTCTATGTAAAAGTGATGCATGTGAAGAAAAATTTACTATACagatttttattacatttaggTGGGTGATGAAATAGTTTCAATTTTTTTGACAGTATAGTAATCATGCTGTTGAGATTTGCTACACTATACCGGTAGTACAAATCGCTTAATTAATTGAAGTTATGAATTTGTTTCGTGATCATATTGAGAACTATGAaaaaagaggtgtggcaaacaaacaaacaaaaaaaggccAAAATCATTTAATGCTATGAACCTGACGATTTATTTGCAAATCTAGACTCTGAGTAGGTGCTTCTTACTTTGTGTAAAATCCATTGGATGCCACTTCAGAATCTCATGGGAAGTGGTAAGACATACGGTCGGGGACCCATTGTCTGTTTTATGAATACTATGAATTTGGACAAACTACTCTTTttacctactatatagtagggaagtacaGTATATTCACACACATGGCCAATGGTTCCTCAATATGCTCATTATATCAGATTATAAGCATTTGCCAGTTTTGGATGCAGCTATTGATCAGACAGTCAGTCAGATAATATTCGCTCGGAAACTCACGGACGATTTGTGTCAAACAACCAGCTTCATACACACAATTTGAAAAAGTTTTGTGGTTCTGCAGAGATCAGCTTCCTGTTTGGTGAAAGGCAGTTGGCCACAGTTTCTGCTCTGACCGCCTGCAGCCTTTTCTCCCTGTCATTGGAAGAGTTTCAGGAGATTGAGGAAAAGTTCCCAGATGTGGTGAACAAGCTGAGGGCATCAGCTCTCGAAAGTAAGTCTTACATTATGAGTTGCTTTGATATACATGATAAAACCTTGACTTCTGTAACGTtacatggtaaaaaaaaaaaagtaggatTATGAAGACTAATAACATGCACTGATGAATCATTAACTAGAAGACCAGGGATACAGATTAATGAAGAAAATCTAGATAATTTGTCATAATGATaagatttatttgtttgttgaaGGTTGTGAGGTGTGTGTCCAAGTTGCATCAGCATCGAGCAGTGTGTGAGAAGACAGACTAGCACACAGTGTTTCTTTCAGTTGTTACATTATATATCTGTAGAATAAAtcacttttttaattaaatatattaactttcactcaaaaaaaattctacgttggatttacttaatttttttatgtcaacaggttccacgtaattgggttatgttgaattaaattaacattgtttattttggtaaacattattttataacaaCGGTCCACTGTAACATCCCGTAGTTACATATATCTGAATAAAAGGAGGGGCCCACCATCTTAACGCTGCCAAAACATAGCTTATTATTTTTCCCAGTATATTGTCACAAATGATTGGAGACCAAATGCAATTCTTATAGCTTTATATAAAGAAAATGTTTAAGGTACACCAAAAAATTATCAACGTAATACATTTacatgaaatgaaaataaatggaaATAATACCAATACAGCAAATCAAAGAAATATAAACACCAAGATGGTCTGTGATACAAatcaatatatataaataaaaatacataggACAAtgcaaatatgaaatgtttctcaGCTTAGCTCAGGCTTGTAGATGAGTGATTATTAAGGTACATATGGCATCACTACAGTGAAAGTTGAAAACAGTCAAAGTTAAAGATGATGTCCAAATCCTGATGATGTTGGAACAACCTCACTCAAACCAAACGAATATGAAACTCTTCAAGTGTTCTTCAGATCATCCACTGAAACATTAATAGTCCACCGAGTCAGGATTTGACATTCCCTCAGGAAACCCAGGGAGAACCATCCATGTCTGTGGAGCCTTTGTAATTCATGCAGACTCctcacaacagtatacaaaTATGGTAACCTTTAAAGAGTCCATCTATAAAAAGACGGGAAAATAAATTCTAACATAAACCCATTCATAAATTATATACATCAAGTGAAACCAAATACACTACATAAGGAGAAACAAAACTTACATGATTGAACAGGAAACAAAGTTTCTCAATCAGGACTCCAAATGTGTGATGCTGGAGGTGAAAAGTTAATACCATGCTTTCCTCTTCCAAACAAACTGACTTCTTCTACTCTACTCTCGGGTTTTAGCGCTCAAATTTTTTTTACGTAATGTTAATTCAATGCCATTTAAGTTAAACCAGGttgtccaaaactattaagTTTTATTACTCTGAagtgaaatgctattttttacaacatttacaaaACCTTTTACATTACAAGATTGTATTGGCTAGATGGGCTTTGTTACATCCATAGCATGCCCAaagtcattgttttttttattattaaaacaactttaattgTCATTAGCAGATCCTTATCCCAagctctacacttcaccacaatggTAACCTCCAAAACCACTAACATAACATaaacttttaaataccaacataaaacattaaacatttaaaagtctctccattttctcatctcattagaaatgcataaaatagcactttatttaaacatttacgctccaaattcagcctatttgcaaagcatgatgggaagtgaaagtcctgtttgattgggttacttgattgaaacatgttatctcaaaataaaaacatcaagttatgtcaaagagtaacggttttaagtcagtttaacatgaatCAATTGAACTagaaacctgatataatggtgttaaatcaagatgaataACTTAAAGTAAACAGCAtcataagttcatttttttgagcTTTCGATTCGGTAGAACATCCCTTTATTTTACAAACTTTAAATCTTTTTGGTTTTAGACAGAATTTTACCAATCTAATTAGTCTACTTTACAATGATATAAACAGCTGTGTATCTTTGGAGCATGGCACATGCTCACGATTCACAGTCAAGAGGGGCATTAGACAGGGATGCAACAGCTTGTCTTTATTATTTATACTGGTTGCTGAATTGCTGTCTATCaggattaaaatgaataaatcagATGGCTTTAACATCATGGGAAAACACGTCATCTTAAATCAGTTTGCTGACGACACAACTTTATTTCTAAAAGATGAAAGGCAGATCTCCACAGCATTAGATTCAATCAGTCAATTCTTGAAAGCATCAGGTGTTACTTTGAACATTAATACATGTGAAATTTTAGCGTTACACAATCAACCTGCACGTTCAATTGAGAATATACAGGTTAAAACAGAATTTAAATATTTGGGTATTAAGATCACTAGACATAAGGAAATAAGGGGAAAAGAAAACATTCTTAGaaaaatattgataaatgtaaAGTAATATTGAACTCATGGTTACAAAGGGATATAACTATTTTCGGTAAGGTTTTATTATCCAAGATGGAGAGTGTATTGAGAGCTATTTACCCTGCTTTTTCATTCGAAATTTCAGATAATATGATCAAATTGTTTAACAAGATAAATCTCAACTTTATTTGGAAGGATAAATGCCATTACATTAGAAAAGCTGACATGATTTAGAGTATTGAAGAGGGTGGCATGAATGTCATTGATTTTTCTCTCATGAATGGTGTACTGAAACTGAAATTGTTGAAATCCTTTATTTGTCAAAAAGATTCTTTTTGGTTTAGCATCCCAAATGCAATTTTCAAAAAGATGGGTGGAATTGATTTTCTATTACGTTGTGACTATGATTTATACAAATTACCTGTAAAATTATCTGATTTTCACCAACAAGTTCTTCTGTACTGGAACCTTACACCACATAATAGACCTTTGTGGAACAACAGATATATTCTGAGTAATAGGAAATCATTGTTTCTCGGTACTTGGATGGAAAAAGGTATATGGACAGTAAGTTATTTGATGGATAATTTTGGTAATTTGCTGTACTATAATGACTTCTGTGATAAAGTTAGCTTCAAATGCCCAATTAGAGAATACAATAGAGTGATAAAGGCTATCCCAGCACCCGGGAAAACACTGATTCAACAGTTTTGTAATGTACTCCAACTCTCGATCAGAAATTATCACTTTGTATTGAAGGTATTAATTTAAATAGcaaacaatttacaaataagTTTATTAGAAATGTATTATCGAAACAGTATTATCGTAATCAGCTGAaaagaaaatatgttttaagaTTTTAGTGTGGAAGAGGCAAAAAAAATAAGGAAGAGATACTTATCATACCCAATTCTTCCCAAAGCCAAAGAAGTgacatttataattttgaaCGACATTTGTCCATCCAACTCCTTTCTACATGAGCGATTCAATTGGGAAAATAATTCATGTGGATTTTGagagaaaaacattaaaacaatagGACATTTTCTTTCAGTGTGAATTTGTAAATTAATTTTGGCTTTCATTTCAAAGTCGGATTCAATCTAAAGATATATTAATACACCCTTTGAATATGACCTCAATTAAAGTTGGAGTGTTTATAAAGGATaaaaatttagaatttttgatAAATAACCTGATTCTGTTAGGC
The nucleotide sequence above comes from Pseudorasbora parva isolate DD20220531a chromosome 16, ASM2467924v1, whole genome shotgun sequence. Encoded proteins:
- the LOC137043303 gene encoding potassium/sodium hyperpolarization-activated cyclic nucleotide-gated channel 1-like isoform X1, translated to MTVSFENTKNKAGGETFSWVLNPRSHFRQYYLAFMVVFSFVNLITVPLDIAFSDDIHDTAHKYWMAFNLLSDILFCFDIGLNFRIGILNEDGQAILDPKLIKQDYFRSWFVPDVVAAFPVDAIIVIMEHFYHADTLSLMASKMVRILMVCRILSLIRLLRVSKLLRFCFDLESVSDIQLKVVKQTFRVFFVFLMVVLIWHWNSCVQYFLSVMEEFPKDSWVVEEKIVNTSIGEKYSYASFRAFSQMAWGSFAKPRRVDEQWLAVVSMVVGFFMCFALISCLMLAVWSLYMTGNANMKINQLQSSTMFQNLPRMLRQRITAQHKWKWDKENILDMLPIRLKKDIMAKISSNLMIKDSMFMTVNREFTDAILIKLEKEFFNTGDIIIHQDAQAGHMFFIGYGRVLVKNEFFQMELCDGDHFGEISFLFGERQLATVSALTACSLFSLSLEEFQEIEEKFPDVVNKLRASALESCEVCVQVASASSSV
- the LOC137043303 gene encoding potassium/sodium hyperpolarization-activated cyclic nucleotide-gated channel 1-like isoform X2, whose amino-acid sequence is MTVSFENTKNKAGGETFSWVLNPRSHFRQYYLAFMVVFSFVNLITVPLDIAFSDDIHDTAHKYWMAFNLLSDILFCFDIGLNFRIGILNEDGQAILDPKLIKQDYFRSWFVPDVVAAFPVDAIIVIMEHFYHADTLSLMASKMVRILMVCRILSLIRLLRVSKLLRFCFDLESVSDIQLKVVKQTFRVFFVFLMVVLIWHWNSCVQYFLSVMEEFPKDSWVVEEKIVNTSIGEKYSYASFRAFSQMAWGSFAKPRRVDEQWLAVVSMVVGFFMCFALISCLMLAVWSLYMTGNANMKINQLQSSTMFQNLPRMLRQRITAQHKWKWDKENILDMLPIRLKKRIHRCHLDQVGKGVLQYWRHHHSSGCSSWPYVLHWLWTGACEERIFPNGAV